In Glycine max cultivar Williams 82 chromosome 7, Glycine_max_v4.0, whole genome shotgun sequence, a single window of DNA contains:
- the LOC102660205 gene encoding uncharacterized protein At4g18490 isoform X1: MAEQNKESSASDPKEKKSSLDDEIGNEFLGSWKSMSMADDDAMDFSFDTVSKGKKKTFDFEKLDMNFNLDGEFDKISSFKLDMSDLDFTCPPKKNSQSKDKKGEVSGAKAGKQDGFNFSFDFNELDSFNLHSSFMKEDTTSNSSPKKKGVTTEGSDKGGKMLKTNDDEGAHASNDSTAVKSHASERLETLKVETMVGIPGNLVSKQDGSVSKISSSGNLDMPMENQTLDTNKHKSTEEIDQERDLPEKTKLTESKSEQVINMACSQSVGQSDSDQHTISDQHTNVFSSGTRVSNVSGDKQEVNDKTTYQCKKMFSSGTREINVSGDIQEVNDKATNMKSDSVDLQLVHSSPHHITKSDSSVGEPITLGSSTQEVTNDPQPEKRNTSCENINKTDALKKISCDNGNRENKNTTSVCHLAPANSKPVVEKMMLMKDKKLQDMQSNMFSTPEGKRSLKQPSSTVGTKGCSLGNKKNAEMLLGPITQARENFRSNDTRLGSKLVGDSLTYSSKLTRDAAALLGSKDNLISSRNTREGNVSDATTCSGKLAGNKKSFSDEVNKGKTTFLEIGMSTKDVSMSSSQVNPSCLTEKTARITTQVSANSQPEASGKESYQKSKIASIEGNKLSSFKNCKITPALSSLKTSRNFGANRVLTTLNQKETNSLVSSGQSMDIQGITASKNDHPIDSGDNQKPSTPFLKRKTTEASEADFQSLRPLKRISQSPSKSRNSKESSEEFVGEVESMPNNLLYNHSTSGLTSPPAIKVTEVEIPDSILMEDNSNVEKAEAYMKELEDICNMLKKKHEEAKELLIRAIVNDNNLLMLNHPIHEEEIRKVQKFASQLMPKGIQT, translated from the exons ATGGCAGAACAGAACAAGGAATCCTCAGCTTCAGATCCAAAGGAGAAAAAATCATCGCTAG ATGATGAAATTGGAAATGAATTTCTTGGCTCCTGGAAATCCATGTCAATGGCAGATGATGATGCAATGGACTTTAGCTTTGACACTGTTTCTAAAGGCAAGAAGAAGACATTTGACTTTGAAAAACT GGACATGAATTTTAATCTGGATGGTGAATTCGACAAGATATCATCATTTAAGTTGGACATGTCAGATCTTGATTTTACATGCCCACCTAAGAAGAATTCCCAGTCTAAGGATAAGAAAGGCGAAGTATCTGGTGCAAAAGCTGGGAAGCAAGATGGGTTTAATTTCAGCTTTGATTTTAATGA GTTGGATAGCTTCAATCTTCATTCAAGCTTCATGAAAGAAGATACTACCTCCAACAGTAgcccaaaaaaaaagggagtaACTACTGAAGGAAGTGATAAAGGTGGTAAAATGCTTAAAACCAATGATGATGAAGGTGCTCATGCATCTAATGATAGCACAGCTGTGAAATCCCATGCATCAGAGAGGCTGGAAACTTTGAAGGTTGAGACTATGGTTGGTATCCCAGGGAATCTAGTTTCCAAACAGGATGGTTCTGTTTCCAAAATTTCATCCTCTGGGAATCTTGACATGCCAATGGAGAATCAAACTTTAGAtacaaataaacataaaagtaCAGAAGAAATTGATCAAGAAAGAGACTTACCAGAGAAGACAAAGTTAACAGAATCAAAATCTGAGCAGGTTATCAATATGGCATGTTCTCAGTCAGTAGGTCAGAGTGATTCAGACCAGCACACTATCTCAGACCAGCATACAAATGTTTTTTCATCTGGAACAAGAGTCAGTAATGTTTCAGGAGATAAACAAGAGGTTAACGATAAGACAACATATCagtgtaaaaaaatgttttcttctGGAACAAGAGAAATTAATGTTTCGGGTGACATACAAGAGGTTAATGATAAGGCAACAAACATGAAATCTGATAGTGTAGACTTACAATTAGTGCATTCCTCCCCACATCACATCACTAAGTCAGATAGCAGTGTTGGAGAACCAATTACTCTAGGTAGCAGTACCCAAGAAGTTACTAATGACCCACAGCCAGAAAAGAGGAATACAAGTtgtgaaaatattaataaaactgATGCCTTGAAGAAGATTTCATGTGACAATGGCaacagagaaaacaaaaatacaacttCAGTGTGTCATTTGGCTCCCGCAAACAG TAAACCTGTAGTTGAAAAAATGATGCtgatgaaagataaaaaactCCAAGATATGCAGTCAAATATGTTCAGCACGCCAGAGGGCAAAAGGTCTTTAAAACAACCTTCATCAACAGTTGGGACAAAGGGTTGCTCCCTtggcaacaaaaaaaatgctgAAATGCTCCTCGGACCCATCACTCAAGCACG GGAGAACTTCAGGTCAAATGATACAAGACTTGGAAGCAAATTGGTAGGTGATTCCCTCACATATTCCAGCAAATTAACGAGGGATGCAGCAGCTTTGCTAGGTAGTAAAGATAATCTTATAAGTAGTAGAAATACCAG GGAGGGCAATGTTTCTGATGCTACAACATGTTCAGGAAAATTGGCTGGAAATAAGAAATCATTTTCTGATGAAGTAAATAAAGGCAAGACCACGTTTCTAGAAATCGGCATGTCAACTAAAGATGTTAGTATGTCAAG TTCTCAAGTTAATCCTTCCTGCTTAACAGAGAAGACTGCTAGAATTACTACCCAGGTATCTGCAAATTCTCAACCTGAAGCTTCAGGCAAGGAGTCCTATCAGAAATCAAAGATTGCTTCCATAGAAGGAAAtaaactttcttcttttaaaaattgcaaGATCACTCCTGCTCTTTCAAGCTTAAAAACTTCCAG GAACTTTGGAGCTAACAGGGTTCTAACAACTTTAAACCAAAAAGAAACAAACTCCTTAGTAAGCTCTGGCCAAAGCATGGACATACAGGGTATTACAGCATCAAAGAATGACCATCCTATTGACAGTGGTGACAATCAGAAGCCTTCAACCCCATTCTTGAAGAGGAAAACTACTGAG GCTTCTGAAGCTGATTTTCAATCGTTGAGGCCCCTAAAGCGCATCTCCCAGTCTCCTAGTAAAAGCAG AAATTCtaaagaatcttcagaagaaTTTGTTGGAGAG GTAGAGAGTATGCCCAACAATTTACTCTACAATCATTCAACCTCTGGACTTACAAGTCCACCAGCAATTAAAGTGACGGAAGTGGAAATACCTGATTCTATACTCATGGAAGATAACAGCAATGTTGAAAAGGCTGAAGCGTATATGAAAGAACTTGAAGAT ATTTGTAACATGCTGAAAAAGAAGCAcgaggaagcaaaagaattaTTAATTCGAGCCATTGTGAACGACAATAACTTGCTGATGCTTAACCATCCCATTCATGAAGAAGAG ATTCGGAAGGTTCAGAAGTTTGCTTCCCAGTTGATGCCCAAGGGGATTCAAACTTGA
- the LOC102660205 gene encoding uncharacterized protein At4g18490 isoform X2, with protein MSMADDDAMDFSFDTVSKGKKKTFDFEKLDMNFNLDGEFDKISSFKLDMSDLDFTCPPKKNSQSKDKKGEVSGAKAGKQDGFNFSFDFNELDSFNLHSSFMKEDTTSNSSPKKKGVTTEGSDKGGKMLKTNDDEGAHASNDSTAVKSHASERLETLKVETMVGIPGNLVSKQDGSVSKISSSGNLDMPMENQTLDTNKHKSTEEIDQERDLPEKTKLTESKSEQVINMACSQSVGQSDSDQHTISDQHTNVFSSGTRVSNVSGDKQEVNDKTTYQCKKMFSSGTREINVSGDIQEVNDKATNMKSDSVDLQLVHSSPHHITKSDSSVGEPITLGSSTQEVTNDPQPEKRNTSCENINKTDALKKISCDNGNRENKNTTSVCHLAPANSKPVVEKMMLMKDKKLQDMQSNMFSTPEGKRSLKQPSSTVGTKGCSLGNKKNAEMLLGPITQARENFRSNDTRLGSKLVGDSLTYSSKLTRDAAALLGSKDNLISSRNTREGNVSDATTCSGKLAGNKKSFSDEVNKGKTTFLEIGMSTKDVSMSSSQVNPSCLTEKTARITTQVSANSQPEASGKESYQKSKIASIEGNKLSSFKNCKITPALSSLKTSRNFGANRVLTTLNQKETNSLVSSGQSMDIQGITASKNDHPIDSGDNQKPSTPFLKRKTTEASEADFQSLRPLKRISQSPSKSRNSKESSEEFVGEVESMPNNLLYNHSTSGLTSPPAIKVTEVEIPDSILMEDNSNVEKAEAYMKELEDICNMLKKKHEEAKELLIRAIVNDNNLLMLNHPIHEEEIRKVQKFASQLMPKGIQT; from the exons ATGTCAATGGCAGATGATGATGCAATGGACTTTAGCTTTGACACTGTTTCTAAAGGCAAGAAGAAGACATTTGACTTTGAAAAACT GGACATGAATTTTAATCTGGATGGTGAATTCGACAAGATATCATCATTTAAGTTGGACATGTCAGATCTTGATTTTACATGCCCACCTAAGAAGAATTCCCAGTCTAAGGATAAGAAAGGCGAAGTATCTGGTGCAAAAGCTGGGAAGCAAGATGGGTTTAATTTCAGCTTTGATTTTAATGA GTTGGATAGCTTCAATCTTCATTCAAGCTTCATGAAAGAAGATACTACCTCCAACAGTAgcccaaaaaaaaagggagtaACTACTGAAGGAAGTGATAAAGGTGGTAAAATGCTTAAAACCAATGATGATGAAGGTGCTCATGCATCTAATGATAGCACAGCTGTGAAATCCCATGCATCAGAGAGGCTGGAAACTTTGAAGGTTGAGACTATGGTTGGTATCCCAGGGAATCTAGTTTCCAAACAGGATGGTTCTGTTTCCAAAATTTCATCCTCTGGGAATCTTGACATGCCAATGGAGAATCAAACTTTAGAtacaaataaacataaaagtaCAGAAGAAATTGATCAAGAAAGAGACTTACCAGAGAAGACAAAGTTAACAGAATCAAAATCTGAGCAGGTTATCAATATGGCATGTTCTCAGTCAGTAGGTCAGAGTGATTCAGACCAGCACACTATCTCAGACCAGCATACAAATGTTTTTTCATCTGGAACAAGAGTCAGTAATGTTTCAGGAGATAAACAAGAGGTTAACGATAAGACAACATATCagtgtaaaaaaatgttttcttctGGAACAAGAGAAATTAATGTTTCGGGTGACATACAAGAGGTTAATGATAAGGCAACAAACATGAAATCTGATAGTGTAGACTTACAATTAGTGCATTCCTCCCCACATCACATCACTAAGTCAGATAGCAGTGTTGGAGAACCAATTACTCTAGGTAGCAGTACCCAAGAAGTTACTAATGACCCACAGCCAGAAAAGAGGAATACAAGTtgtgaaaatattaataaaactgATGCCTTGAAGAAGATTTCATGTGACAATGGCaacagagaaaacaaaaatacaacttCAGTGTGTCATTTGGCTCCCGCAAACAG TAAACCTGTAGTTGAAAAAATGATGCtgatgaaagataaaaaactCCAAGATATGCAGTCAAATATGTTCAGCACGCCAGAGGGCAAAAGGTCTTTAAAACAACCTTCATCAACAGTTGGGACAAAGGGTTGCTCCCTtggcaacaaaaaaaatgctgAAATGCTCCTCGGACCCATCACTCAAGCACG GGAGAACTTCAGGTCAAATGATACAAGACTTGGAAGCAAATTGGTAGGTGATTCCCTCACATATTCCAGCAAATTAACGAGGGATGCAGCAGCTTTGCTAGGTAGTAAAGATAATCTTATAAGTAGTAGAAATACCAG GGAGGGCAATGTTTCTGATGCTACAACATGTTCAGGAAAATTGGCTGGAAATAAGAAATCATTTTCTGATGAAGTAAATAAAGGCAAGACCACGTTTCTAGAAATCGGCATGTCAACTAAAGATGTTAGTATGTCAAG TTCTCAAGTTAATCCTTCCTGCTTAACAGAGAAGACTGCTAGAATTACTACCCAGGTATCTGCAAATTCTCAACCTGAAGCTTCAGGCAAGGAGTCCTATCAGAAATCAAAGATTGCTTCCATAGAAGGAAAtaaactttcttcttttaaaaattgcaaGATCACTCCTGCTCTTTCAAGCTTAAAAACTTCCAG GAACTTTGGAGCTAACAGGGTTCTAACAACTTTAAACCAAAAAGAAACAAACTCCTTAGTAAGCTCTGGCCAAAGCATGGACATACAGGGTATTACAGCATCAAAGAATGACCATCCTATTGACAGTGGTGACAATCAGAAGCCTTCAACCCCATTCTTGAAGAGGAAAACTACTGAG GCTTCTGAAGCTGATTTTCAATCGTTGAGGCCCCTAAAGCGCATCTCCCAGTCTCCTAGTAAAAGCAG AAATTCtaaagaatcttcagaagaaTTTGTTGGAGAG GTAGAGAGTATGCCCAACAATTTACTCTACAATCATTCAACCTCTGGACTTACAAGTCCACCAGCAATTAAAGTGACGGAAGTGGAAATACCTGATTCTATACTCATGGAAGATAACAGCAATGTTGAAAAGGCTGAAGCGTATATGAAAGAACTTGAAGAT ATTTGTAACATGCTGAAAAAGAAGCAcgaggaagcaaaagaattaTTAATTCGAGCCATTGTGAACGACAATAACTTGCTGATGCTTAACCATCCCATTCATGAAGAAGAG ATTCGGAAGGTTCAGAAGTTTGCTTCCCAGTTGATGCCCAAGGGGATTCAAACTTGA
- the LOC100802650 gene encoding ribosomal RNA-processing protein 7 homolog A isoform X2, whose protein sequence is MKVMKKGKRPSHSGEKKKNKRNREQNPDVEIIVATQNVDSANGMHVREAKKEKTSINKKRKSKDKNLVRKRKPKGQEVDLDEQSDGVVDNPHSKAEEIQGLDGHIDSDSGAAIKPCRSKKDKKKRKEVQDSPEKEGEGCNQEEVYIISSVDDDCSKGMKKWIMEYHQSRPGLDVLQNQIDDFITAQEVKLEEERKEKEALAAEGGWTVVVHHKGRKKTTDSESGIAVGSVAQAAVENKMTKKKHKEVGQDFYRFQRREAQRNEIMTLQSKFEEDKKRLQQMRAARKFRPY, encoded by the exons atgaaagtgatgaagaaggGGAAAAGACCCTCACATAGTggggaaaagaagaagaataagaggAACAGGGAACAAAACCCTGATGTTGAGATAATTGTTGCCACGCAGAACG TGGATAGTGCCAATGGAATGCATGTTAGAGAGGCAAAAAAGGAGAAAACTTCCatcaacaaaaagagaaagagcaAGGACAAGAATCTAGTTAGGAAACGAAAACCGAAAGGCCAAGAGGTTGATTTGGATGAGCAAAGTG ATGGAGTAGTGGACAATCCTCATTCTAAAGCTGAGGAGATCCAAGGGTTAGATGGGCACATAGATTCTGATTCTGGAGCAGCTATCAAACCAt GTAGGTCAAAGAAagacaagaagaaaagaaaggaggTTCAAGATTCACCGGAAAAGGAGGGAGAAGGGTGCAATCAGGAGGAAGTTTATATTATTTCCTCTGTTGATGATGACTGCTCAAAAGGAATGAAAA AATGGATTATGGAATACCATCAAAGCAGACCAGGATTGGATGTATTGCAAAATCAAATCGATGACTTTATAACTGCTCAAGAGGTGAAACTGGAAGAG gaaagaaaagaaaaagaagcccTTGCTGCAGAAGGGGGGTGGACAGTTGTTGTGCACCATAAGGGTAGAAAGAAAACTACTGATTCTGAGAGTGGAATTGCAGTGGGCTCTGTTGCTCAAGCTGCTGTAGAGAATAAAATGaccaaaaagaaacataaagaaGTTGGTCAAGATTTCTATCGCTTTCAAAGAAGAGAAGCACAGAGAAATG AAATCATGACACTGCAGAGCAAATTTGAGGAGGATAAAAAACGTCTGCAGCAGATGAGAGCTGCCAGGAAATTTAGACCTTATTAG
- the LOC100802650 gene encoding ribosomal RNA-processing protein 7 homolog A isoform X1, translating to MKVMKKGKRPSHSGEKKKNKRNREQNPDVEIIVATQNGNVDSANGMHVREAKKEKTSINKKRKSKDKNLVRKRKPKGQEVDLDEQSDGVVDNPHSKAEEIQGLDGHIDSDSGAAIKPCRSKKDKKKRKEVQDSPEKEGEGCNQEEVYIISSVDDDCSKGMKKWIMEYHQSRPGLDVLQNQIDDFITAQEVKLEEERKEKEALAAEGGWTVVVHHKGRKKTTDSESGIAVGSVAQAAVENKMTKKKHKEVGQDFYRFQRREAQRNEIMTLQSKFEEDKKRLQQMRAARKFRPY from the exons atgaaagtgatgaagaaggGGAAAAGACCCTCACATAGTggggaaaagaagaagaataagaggAACAGGGAACAAAACCCTGATGTTGAGATAATTGTTGCCACGCAGAACGGTAACG TGGATAGTGCCAATGGAATGCATGTTAGAGAGGCAAAAAAGGAGAAAACTTCCatcaacaaaaagagaaagagcaAGGACAAGAATCTAGTTAGGAAACGAAAACCGAAAGGCCAAGAGGTTGATTTGGATGAGCAAAGTG ATGGAGTAGTGGACAATCCTCATTCTAAAGCTGAGGAGATCCAAGGGTTAGATGGGCACATAGATTCTGATTCTGGAGCAGCTATCAAACCAt GTAGGTCAAAGAAagacaagaagaaaagaaaggaggTTCAAGATTCACCGGAAAAGGAGGGAGAAGGGTGCAATCAGGAGGAAGTTTATATTATTTCCTCTGTTGATGATGACTGCTCAAAAGGAATGAAAA AATGGATTATGGAATACCATCAAAGCAGACCAGGATTGGATGTATTGCAAAATCAAATCGATGACTTTATAACTGCTCAAGAGGTGAAACTGGAAGAG gaaagaaaagaaaaagaagcccTTGCTGCAGAAGGGGGGTGGACAGTTGTTGTGCACCATAAGGGTAGAAAGAAAACTACTGATTCTGAGAGTGGAATTGCAGTGGGCTCTGTTGCTCAAGCTGCTGTAGAGAATAAAATGaccaaaaagaaacataaagaaGTTGGTCAAGATTTCTATCGCTTTCAAAGAAGAGAAGCACAGAGAAATG AAATCATGACACTGCAGAGCAAATTTGAGGAGGATAAAAAACGTCTGCAGCAGATGAGAGCTGCCAGGAAATTTAGACCTTATTAG